The window TTAAATCTCTGGGCCTCTACccccccatctgtaaaatgggagcaaaGCCTGATGACCTTGCAGAGTGCGTATGAGAGAGCCAGGGATTATAAGCCTGCCAGGGAGTGAGGGAAGCCCCTGGGCCAGGGCTCAGAGACACTCGCTGGGCACATGTCTTCACCTCTTTGAATCCATGGTTCCTCATGTGCCCAATGACAGCTGGATGCTCCCTGCGTGCTGAGGCCACACGGGGCAGGTGAGGGGAAGAGGGGCTCAGAGGCGGCGGGTCTGGAGAGTACTCTCAGCCACAGGGGGATGGCCACAGAGGGCAGGAACCTGGTGAAGGCCAGGCCTAACCACAGTGGGAGCTGGGAAGGGGAGGGCCAGGATGCTTGCTGCTGGCCAGGCCTGTGGCGGTTGGGCCATACCATTGAGGAAGTGGGTAGGAGACCCGCTCTGGCCTGTGGCCCCCGCCCCCAGAGAGGTAGGTCAAACCATTCTGAGGtacagggtgggggtggaggggctcCGGCAGGATGAAACCATGGGGAAGGGCCAACCGTGACAACCGCCCACCAAGTCCTGCCCTTGGAAATGGAGCCTACCCATCTTTGCTCTGGTCTTCCTGGCTTAGCAACTCCACCCGGGCCAGCCCCCAGGGTCACTGCACTTCCAGACACCCTTGGCCACTGCCTCTCGCTGAAAAACTAAAAGTCCCACGAGGCTCTGATGCCCACAGACCCCAGCCACAAGAGCCCCAGGACGGAGAGCAGGCAGAACAAGGGTGCCCACGAAGACCTGCGTCTCAGGCGggacccctgccctgccccctccagTCCCCGGCCACAGCCCCCAGGGCCCCACCCACTGTGCCTCTGCCCCCACCGACCCCTGCAGCGGGGAGGCCCACTTGGACAACCCCCTTGGCCCCTGGttccctcacctccctcccctggcCAGCCACCTCCTCCTGCACCACGCCTAGTTATCACCAGGAACTGCTCCACCAGGAAATCTCACAAAATTCCCCTTTGTCCTTAAAGTCTTCCACCCTCTTGGTCCTCAGAGCCAGCTCTTTTGGCCGGCCAGCCCTACCGGCTCTTCCCTACCCACCGGCTGGCATTCCCTCTCCACTGATTAAGCCCATACTGAGTGCCAGGCACTGCCCCAAGCACTCTACGTTCATTATCTTACAGGATCTTGTGACATAGGTATCATTTTTATTCTggttttacaggtaaggaaacggAGACTCAGAGAGGAGTAACTGGCCCCAAGCCACACAGCTGAGTAGGGCAGCTGAGCTATAACCCAGATCTACCTGCCAGCATCTCTCAGCTCCTACAGAGTGGACCCAAGAGAGAAGCTCTTGGCCTTACCCTCTCACCCACACTCTCTATTCTCACACGCCCCAGACCAAGCCAACAGCAGGTTCCTGACTCCTCAACATCAGGAGGTGTCTCGGAGCAAATAACTtctcctctctgaacctcagtgtcctGCTCTGTGTAACAAGGAAACTGCTCAGCTTCCAGAAGATTTGATACTTCCCAAGTGgtaccaatggtaaagaatctgcctgccaatggaggagatgcaagagatgcaggtgtaatccctgagttgggaagatcccctggagtaggaaatggcaacccactccaggattcttgcctggaagcttccatggacagaagagcctggcaagctacagtccatggggttacaaagagtcagacatgactgaacacacatgcgtGCTGCAGCTTACCCTCgccccagccctgggctgcactGGCCCGAACGCCCATCCCCTTGCCTCATGGTCTCTTCTGCTTCCCCCGAGGGGCCTCCAGACCTGCAGATCTGACCACTCTGCTCACATTATACCCTCCACTGACTCCTTGTCACCCTCGTGAAAACAGCTGCAACTCCTTCCTTTGCTGGGAAGGAAGATGAAGCCTTGCCCAATAGGAAACCTGCTTAAGGAAGTCTTCATGTCACCTCGCTCCACTCCCTGCTTCACACTCCACCCCTGCAAACAGgcctgctcctcctcctggctCATTGccattctctctcctcctccaggaagccttccctgatgagCCCCAGCCTGAGTCCAGTGTGCTTCCTAGACCCCTATGGCTCCCCGCACAGTCCTGTCTCCACCCCAGACTGTGAGTGTCTCCCAGAGGCTGCAAGTGCTGGCTGCCTAGTACAGGGCCTGGTGCCAAGAAGATGCCCGCAAACATGCTCGAATGAATGAATACAGGGGTTTCCAGGTTTTCTCTCTTATCCAACCCCCATCCCAGCTCCGGCCAGCCTCACCtgccacttttttttcttttttctttgccacGCCATGcaacttgcagaatcttagttccctgaccagggatcgaacctgtgcttcCTGTACTGGATGCACAGagtccactggaccaccaggggattctcTCACCTGCCACCTTGACCACGGGCACTGCCTTCCTACGGCCCCAGGTCCCCTTGTACACCACGGTGACTCTCCCCAAACCCAGCATCACACTGGTTGGCCCACACCCTTGGGTGAATTTCCCTGCCTGGGGATGAAGTACCAATACCCACAAAGCTGGCCTGACACACCTCTCCACCTACCCCCATGTTGCCCGGGCTCCTGAGTATTTCTAATACCTTCAAGTCTTTGCACTTGTTGTTCCCCCTGGATGAAATATCCTTCCCCACCTAGTGAGATCTCGATTTTCCTTAGAACCCTCCCTGAAGCCTCCTTGCCCTGACCGTGGCATCAGTTCCCGTTCCCATGGATTGCAAAGCACTTTACCCATGACAACCAATGTATCTTGAGCCTTTGCCCACCATGATACTAGACTCTTCACACCATTATTTCCATCGGCCTTCCAAAGCCCCCGTAAGGCAACTATAAAGagcacccccattttacagagggagGCACTGGGGTGCAACTGAGTAAACCACCACAGTCAAAGAGCCAGGATTTGCACCCAGGCCATCTAGTTCCACACCCACCACCTCCTACAGCCACCcatccaaggcaggggacatctGCCCCCATCCCAGGCCAGGTGCGCATTTGGGAGGTGGGAGTGGACTTTGCCCTTCCCTCTCCAGCCCCAGCTCAGTGCTGGGTACTCGGTGGCTGCTGACGAAATTAATAACCCCCAAACCCCAGCAACTGGCCTGGAACCCTGTCTCCTGGCCATGACTCCCACCGTACCTCCTGGAGGGCCTGCCTTTCCCGGCGCTGCGTCTCAGCCTCCTCCAGGTGCCGGCGGCCCTCAGCCTCCAGCACGTGCAGCCGCTCCTCAGCCTCCTCGGCCCGGGCCCGCAGCCTGGGCGCCTCTCGCTCCCACTGCCTCCGCTCGCGACCGGCTGCTGCCAGCGCCTCCGCCAGCGCCTCCCGCTCCCGCGACGCAGCCTCCAGCTCCCGGGCAGAAGACTCCACTGCCTCCCGCAACCGGGCTAGCTCCCGGGCCTGGGCCTCCACCTCCCGGTGGGCCTCAGCCTCTGCCCTCCGGGCCTGAGCCAGCTCCTCCGAGAGGCGGGCAGCCTCCATGCCTCGGGCCTCCAGCCTCCGGGCCTGGGCATCCAGCTCTGCTCGAAGGGCCTCAGCCTCTCGCTTCAGCCGCGCTGCTTCCTCCTGGAGGGCCTCCCGCTCGGGGACACCACTGACCAGGATCTCCTCAGGGGCCCGTGCCTCCCGGGTCCGGACTTCAGGAGCCCTTTCCAGTTTCTTCTGTGACTTTCGTTGGGTTGCATCCCCGACCAACCCCCTCCACCTCTGTTCATGCTCTCTGGCCTCTGTTTGCCCCTCGGGTAGGTCCGGCCTCTGGTCTAGGGTCCCCTGCTCCTCCAACCGCACACACAGGCTGGTCTCCGAGGGTCCCGGCTTGCTCTCAGGGTCCTCCTGTCTCACCCTCAGGGCCTCTGGCACCGACTCCCCAGTCTCTCCTCCCAGAGACAGCTGGGCCTGAATGTTAACCTCGGGACCCTGAGGCGGGATCACAGAGGCAGGGGTCCGGAGAGGGGCTCCCAGGCCAGCCTTCTTCGGGAACTCCTGTGCCTCTGCATCGGGGTCTGACTCCTGGGGCATGGAGTCTGCAGGGACCACGACATCCGTCTGGAGAGGGCTCTCCACCACCTGCGGGTCCAGATCAGATGCCGACGCCTCAAGGGCTGACTCAAACGGCAGGGGAGCGGGGTCCGAGGCCTGGGAGCCTTCGTCCGCTGCCTGAGCAGCCAAGGCCTGGGGGCCGGGGTCTAAGACCAGGCAAGTCTGGGGAGCTGAGTCAGGCTCTCGAATCACCGAGTCTTCATTCTGCTCCTCCAGTAGGGGGTGCTGAGGGCATATGAGtttaattcagtcactcagtcgagtctgactctttgcgaccccatggactgcagcacgcggggggctccctgtccatcaccaactccccgagtttactcaaactcacgtccattgagtcggtgatgccttccaaccatctcatcctctgtcatccccgtctcctcctgcccccaatccctcccagcatcagggtcttttgaaatgaggaCACAGGGTCTTTTCATGAGGGCACATGAGAGGGATGGTCAAACCCAGAGGAGGTGGCCAGGAAGGGCCTGCTGATGGTTGGAGGGGACTCACCTGGCCACCTGGCTGCCTCTGCAGCACCTGAAGCAGGCCTCGAAGCTCCTGATTCTCCCGCTCCAGGGTCCGCAGCCgcccagcctctgcctccctcACTTCATCATGTAGCGAGGGAGCCACTCCAGGCAGGGGTTCTAGGGTGTGGGAGATGAGGTCAGCAAAGTCCACTCTGCTCCCTTCTGACTCCTCACATACACCCCTAGCCCTGACACCAGACCTGGGGGAAGGGAATGAAACCAGAAGCCAACcccactatgaaaaaaaaaagagggaaagtgttagttgctcagttgtgtctgactctgcgaacccTTGGTCtgtcccccaccaggctcctctgtccacgggatgctccacgcaaggatactggagtgggtagccatttccttctccaggggatcttcccaacctcgggattgaacctgggtttcttgcACTGCAgacattttttactgtctgagccaccagggaagccccaatagctACAGGGAAACAAGAGGCAGCTCCCACCCACAGACCTGCCACTGGGGCCCCGCTCACCCTCCCCAGGGGAGCCCGGGGGTGGCTCCAGGCTCCGCTGAAGCTCCAGTTCCAGCTCCACATTCTCTTCTGCAAGCTGGTCCACCTGATGCCGCAGGGAGTCCAGCTCCTGGAGGGGAGAACAGGATCAGGCAAGCCTTCCCCTCTGTGGCCAGGCCCTGTGGGGGCTAGAGGGTcgctggaaggaaatggcaacccactgcagtattcttgcctggagaaccccatggacagaggagcctggcaggctagagtctgtggggtcctaaagagtcggacacgactgagtgcacacgcACGCATAAACAGAGGAAACAGGGAGTAGGAGTCAGTGATCACCAAAGAACCCTAGGGACCTCTGAGGTCACGGACCACTGAGTGGCCGGGGGGTCTCACCGCGTGGGCCTCGCCCAGCCGGGTCCGCAGCAGCAGGTTCTCACGCTGGGTCTCGTGCAGCCGAGCACAGCGCTCCTGAGCGGCCTCCAGCTGCTTCTCCAGCAGCGCCTTGGAGGCCTCCAGAGCCCCCGAGAGCGCCCGCTCCTCCTGGTGGGGAGCAGAGAGCCGGTGGCGGGATGCCCCCCTCGCCccgcactccaggctcccctccccATCTGACCCTGCACCCCAGTGGCTCTCCAGGCCCCGCCTCTCCCCTCCATCTGCCCCTCCCCTCCAAGTTCTCTCCAGGGACCACCTCCCCAGCACCGGGCCCCGCCCTTCTCCTGTGTAGGCCCTGCCCCTTCTCAAAAATGGCCTTCCAAGATGGCATCCTTCTAGGCCCCCACTTAGCCCCATTGCTGGTGCTTTAGACGCTGCCTCCCCTACCGCTCCCACCCTCCTCTCCAGGACCTAGCCTTGCTTAACACTTCCACCTTGCCTACcgctcccctccacctgccccatCCTCCAAAGGGCCTATTCGCAGACACCCCCTCACCCCGTTCTGCTAGCAATACCTGGGGCCTCCACCAAGGTCTGACTCCGCCAAACTCTCCTCTCTTGGCCCACCCTGTCCCTCAGAGGCCACGCCCACCCTATGCCCAGCCCCGCAGCCCCGCCTCCCGCTTCACCTCTAGCCGGCCCTTGCAGGCCTCGGCCGCCTGGAGGCGCTCTCGGCAGCGTCGCAGTTCCTCCTGCAGGCGGGGCAGGCGGCCCGCCCGTTCCCGCAGCGCCTCTGCCTCCTCGCGGTACAGCTCCGCCCGCTTGGCCTGTCCCGTCAGCGCCTGGGCCTGAGCCAGACGGGTGCGGAGCTAGGACCGGCCACCCGCCAGCCAGAGGGATTGGGACAGGAAGGAACCGggttggaggaggcaggaggacgGGGAAGGTGCGGGGAAAGGGTTAAGGAATGCCCCGACCATGCCTGGGGACATCTGAGCGCACCTCCTGGCGGAGCCTTCGGATTTCGGCCTCCAAACCCTGCACCTCCGCTTGGGAATCCAGCAGCAGCTCGGCTTTCTCCTCGCTGGAGGGAAGGCACGCAGAAGGGGTCTGGGGACCTGCCCCTTCCAGcccttttcctccagccctgATCCCAACCGGGACCCCATCCTGCAGCCTGCCCCCCAGGTCCCTCCCAGCACTCACAGCTCCTGCCGGAGGCGCCGCAGCTGGGCCTTGGCATTGGCCAACTGCAGGGCCAAGTGGTGCGAGGCCCCCTCCGAGGGAATCTTGGCAGGAGCCTCAGGCAACAAGGGGGCAGGCTCCCGGTCCAGCAGCAGTTCGGCCAGCCGCTGTGGGAGGTCAAGGGTCAGGAGCAGCCCCTCCCAGGACCCCCACATCTGCCCCCAATTACCCAAGCTGAATCTGGCTGTTGCAGCCCTGCGGACCCAAGACCCACAGCCCCAGCCCCACACCTGGACCCCAGTGCTCCCTTCCCCACATGTCTGGATCCTATGGTCCTCCTGTTCCTTAGCCTGCCGCCCCCTACCTGGGCCCCCAGGTCGCGCTCCCGTGCCAGCTTCAGCAGGGTCCCCATCAGGCTTCGGGACAGCATCTCCAGCTCCGGAGGCGCCAGCTCCCCAGGCTCTGGCCCTGTCAGCGCCAGCACCAAGCCTGCCCCAGGCTGGGTCACCTGGAGTCCAGGGAGAGCAGTTCAGCCaaagaagaagaagggggcaggTGTCCCGGAGGGCAGCCCAAGTCATGGTACCTCCTGGATGGCAGCAGCCAGCTCGCTCTGGACCTCCAGGCTGAGGCCCTGGATGTGGCGGATGAACAGTTCCCGGTGCTCGCACTGCAGGGGGGCGAGGAGGGGGGCGGTGAGACTGGTGCCAGAGTCATCCCGCCACCTCTGCAGCCAGAGCTggaccctgccctgccctgccccgctCACCTGCACTGACGCCCCCAGCAGTAGCCTAAGGATGCCTTCCAGCTCCTCCACCGCCTCCTCTGCAGGGCACAAGCCACAAGGGGTTAACGGGGAGGGACAGCGGGTAGAAGCAggaaggggtggaggggaggtgggagagagcacCTGAGAAGGGGTCAAAGCCCAGCATCTGGAGGTCTGGGGGCGGCGACAggatcagcagctgcagctcctcCTGGGGTGGAGGGGGCTGGTGATAAGAGATGGGCCTCCCCCCGGGGGGTCTCCCGGGCGCAGCCTCCCCCTGCCGACCCCTCACCTGGTAGAAGTCCCTCAGTCGGCCCCACAGGTGGTTGAGG is drawn from Bubalus kerabau isolate K-KA32 ecotype Philippines breed swamp buffalo chromosome 5, PCC_UOA_SB_1v2, whole genome shotgun sequence and contains these coding sequences:
- the CCDC88B gene encoding coiled-coil domain-containing protein 88B, translated to MDGGKGPRIRDFLSGSLATWALGLAGLVGEAEEPEGEEEEEEREGPLCPEKRFLRLSDGALLLRVLGIIAPSSRGAPRMIRGRDGPAAWRLWNLNHLWGRLRDFYQEELQLLILSPPPDLQMLGFDPFSEEAVEELEGILRLLLGASVQCEHRELFIRHIQGLSLEVQSELAAAIQEVTQPGAGLVLALTGPEPGELAPPELEMLSRSLMGTLLKLARERDLGAQRLAELLLDREPAPLLPEAPAKIPSEGASHHLALQLANAKAQLRRLRQELEEKAELLLDSQAEVQGLEAEIRRLRQEAQALTGQAKRAELYREEAEALRERAGRLPRLQEELRRCRERLQAAEACKGRLEEERALSGALEASKALLEKQLEAAQERCARLHETQRENLLLRTRLGEAHAELDSLRHQVDQLAEENVELELELQRSLEPPPGSPGEEPLPGVAPSLHDEVREAEAGRLRTLERENQELRGLLQVLQRQPGGQHPLLEEQNEDSVIREPDSAPQTCLVLDPGPQALAAQAADEGSQASDPAPLPFESALEASASDLDPQVVESPLQTDVVVPADSMPQESDPDAEAQEFPKKAGLGAPLRTPASVIPPQGPEVNIQAQLSLGGETGESVPEALRVRQEDPESKPGPSETSLCVRLEEQGTLDQRPDLPEGQTEAREHEQRWRGLVGDATQRKSQKKLERAPEVRTREARAPEEILVSGVPEREALQEEAARLKREAEALRAELDAQARRLEARGMEAARLSEELAQARRAEAEAHREVEAQARELARLREAVESSARELEAASREREALAEALAAAGRERRQWEREAPRLRARAEEAEERLHVLEAEGRRHLEEAETQRRERQALQEELEKAVVRGRELGARLERLQNELERAALERQEFLREQEFQHQRYQGLEQRLEAELQAAATSKEEALMELRKRALQLEDELFKLRQGAAGLGPQEQMELKGTEAQSMRLIEVERSNATLAAEKAALQGQLQHLEGQLGSLQGRAQDLLLQSQRAQENSSRLQAEKSVLETQGQELHRKLGLLEEEVQAARRSQEETRGQQQALLRDHEALAQLQRRQEAELEGLLARHRDLKANMRALELAHRELQGRHEQLQAQKANVEAQEVALLAERERLVQDGHRQRGLEEELRRLQSEHDRAQMLLAEVSRERGELQGERGELRGRLARLELERAQLEAQSQRLRESNQQLDLSACRLTTQCELLTELRSAQEEENRQLLAEVQALSRENRELLERSLESRDHLHREQREYLDQLNALRREKQKLVEKIMDQYRVLEPGPLPRTKKGSWLADKVKRLMRPRREGGPHGGPRLGADGAGSTESLGGPSETELPEGREADGTGSPSPAPMRRAQSSLCLRDETLAGGQRRKLSSRFPVGRSSESFSPGDTPRQRFRQRRPGPLGAPSSHGKGPGVGWGGSIETLAEHEADANRESLEVQEPEKRTLAPSLSQ